One genomic window of Daphnia pulex isolate KAP4 chromosome 10, ASM2113471v1 includes the following:
- the LOC124206041 gene encoding uncharacterized protein LOC124206041: MTITAPISRTMATPRTQPSTVVISTAAQTQAMTTPLVGSVARMPTPTRLFSQPAATVPSTPKPTLFGRLLQAITPGTLTRSASVPHIPLNTTASNVIVTTSITNPMFSTPSFTRAQPVTTSQPMSTASNVVTPPTSFFQAPIPTVPPTTTSANAPIPTSVVPQAPTSTVPSFAPPTSTSVAAPVSTSSAYPFTPVTTATMHVPTTSNATHVPVSVPLPPRSSASVPFPPGSSTSTPLPPVSSASASSWFSSWRNVGQPNLFGPRQPAQPPSAPPAQPPSAPPAQPPSAPPAQPPSAPPAQPPSAPPAQPPSAPPTQPPCAPPAQPPFAPPTQPPSFPPASSASHAWPPNPPPTTSIQMGTVPTSSIPTSETQVTSAPPYSTSHVPVSLGPSYGPGLSAYNPIVSTAPFEMGSIYGPATAAATPTSSSFTPSTSLGHAPTFFPRASAPPFVPTSLTFASGFPGPSAPPPTTDNPHGVYTPDAWIHGLSAVHAPPGRSSIKPPRMKAPSFDGDPRNWPMFIQMFKVFVHDAVSSDAERIAHLHDALTPSIRKDIGGALLNPGLYQHALNELQKRYGNPQIVSQACTESILKLRPFKDNDFNALRSFSADLHSVVATLRLGGYGMELYSHATLSQLVAKLPPALKSRWGEKSWAMQPALASIEDLDQWLDGVAMAEKSIRASSVESSHQRPVKPTEEKRRTHKPNVFNITSTNPTKTDAEDKRPRCLGCNSTHQHRLKDCRKFKDLPVEKRAKIVKDSNLCLRCLGSGHIGKDCTKPERCSKPECDGTHHLLLHGAPRLFPKRTDPKPPTPATFSGSIASRSSGSRILLPIVPIILKTDGKEFPLYALLDSGSEISVIKGETANLLNLHGRVERVATRTVNGETKSADRKIVNFSVSSTDGRFSFDISDVHVMETFELNKRSIDLARLSKQWPHLVHVPVYPTTQEDVAILIGHDHPAAIEIFETRKDPFDQRAPRAYLTAFGWCIGGPSGRLDNGASNCYHSSTAERDCDVMLHQFIEADTFGTKPNVAKPIGAEEKRAWEILNSTTRHTGERYEVGLLWKADDSVVPNNFFSTQRRFTNLEGKFAKNEGLAETYRAVINTYVNLKHARKLSKEEIDSGPDGRTWYCSHHPVFNPNKPGKCRVVFDLSAKYKGVCLNDVLLKGPDLLTNLIGILLRFRQHAVPIVADVEKMFHQVRVRPSDGPAFRFIWRDPGDTKPPDIYQMDVHLFGAVSSPAVCANALQKAVKDSKDAESLLPQITRHFYVDNWLASFPSAAEAISTAHRLTEALKVGGFPLTQWATSNEAVRKSLPGIQQEGASINMDLDADPIERTLGLVWDFRRDVFVLGAKADPGGRTKRDLLKSIFSIFDPLGFLAPIVFQAKVLMQDIWRHKFDWDDELSQDLIDRWIRWAENLPSLSGLVLQRCIAPSREDIVATELHVFVDASELGFGAVAYVRLFSDGSASVRFIISKARVAPLKFLTIPRLELNAAVLAARLGAQVRTKLDIVFDQILYWTDSTTVLSWITSRNCRFNNYVGNRVGEIFESSTPAQWNYVPSASNPADDASRGLDPSEFTVEHRWFSGPPFLQGLDEWPKLKVLPPVEASDPEIRETSWVGLVQRESDAIDLLIERKSRPLIIFNTVAYIYRFIRNARQKDRNQRSIGQLSVEEIEVGKAFILRRMQSNAFQQEVNDLRAGHQIEEISKIVKLTPYFDHHGLMCVGGRLEKAPLPIDVRHPIILPRSERMTELILFKLHRDRGHLSASQLHHEARQQYWIPKGRIAAQRAYHQCHRCRRINAKARNPFMAALPASRLKIGYPAFTHTGVDYFGPIEVLIFRRTIKRWGVLFTCQTSRCVHLEMAYSMDTSSFIAALERFQNRRGVPASYHSDNGTNFVGAQRELAECLQNLNQHAIQRHLSRQPSKWVFNPPAAPHFGGSWERMVRAAKIALRAVLGNQRLTDEILLTALTLVENILNSRKLTPMSEDATDPECLTPNHLLLGRATPNLPPDVFTKDDLNAKQRWRISQAVADQFWHRWMKEVLPSLTEREKWYREGPNLEVGDIVVIIDPATPRGSWPTGRILQTFPGDDGVVRSATVQTKGTERHRPAHHLFPLESVRIREGALRMTKRRAGDVGVPEPAKSVRFNLDLATQREG, translated from the coding sequence ATGACAATCACGGCTCCGATTTCCAGAACAATGGCCACTCCGCGGACGCAGCCAAGCACCGTCGTGATTTCAACGGCTGCTCAAACTCAAGCGATGACCACACCCTTAGTCGGATCCGTGGCTAGGATGCCAACACCAACGAGACTCTTCAGCCAACCGGCAGCGACGGTGCCGTCAACACCAAAACCGACCCTTTTCGGCAGATTACTTCAAGCTATCACGCCCGGCACGCTTACACGTTCCGCATCCGTGCCGCATATTCCCTTGAATACAACCGCGTCGAATGTCATCGTTACAACCAGTATAACGAATCCGATGTTCTCCACACCGTCGTTTACTAGAGCACAGCCGGTCACGACGAGTCAGCCCATGTCAACGGCTTCAAACGTCGTCACTCCACCAACGTCGTTCTTCCAGGCTCCTATACCGACCGTTCCGCCAACAACGACATCGGCAAACGCTCCGATTCCTACGTCGGTAGTTCCTCAAGCGCCTACATCGACTGTACCATCGTTCGCCCCACCAACTTCCACATCAGTTGCCGCTCCGGTCTCTACATCATCGGCTTATCCGTTCACGCCGGTGACTACAGCCACCATGCACGTCCCGACGACCAGTAATGCGACGCACGTCCCAGTGTCGGTCCCGTTGCCACCCAGGTCTTCAGCTTCGGTCCCATTTCCGCCCGGATCTTCAACTTCGACTCCGTTACCACCCGTGTCTTCAGCAAGCGCTTCGTCGTGGTTTTCATCGTGGAGGAACGTTGGTCAACCGAATTTATTCGGGCCAAGGCAACCGGCCCAGCCACCGTCCGCTCCGCCGGCCCAGCCACCGTCCGCTCCGCCGGCCCAGCCACCTTCTGCTCCGCCGGCCCAGCCACCTTCTGCTCCGCCGGCCCAGCCACCTTCTGCTCCGCCGGCCCAGCCACCGTCTGCTCCGCCGACCCAGCCACCGTGTGCTCCTCCGGCCCAGCCACCGTTTGCTCCGCCAACTCAACCACCGTCTTTCCCGCCAGCGTCTAGTGCAAGCCACGCTTGGCCCCCGAATCCGCCGCCGACCACTTCAATTCAGATGGGCACGGTCCCGACGAGTTCAATTCCGACAAGTGAAACGCAAGTCACCTCCGCACCGCCTTACAGCACTAGTCATGTGCCGGTCAGCCTAGGTCCGTCATACGGTCCGGGTTTGTCCGCCTACAATCCGATTGTGTCTACAGCTCCATTTGAAATGGGTTCGATTTACGGGCCGGCCACCGCGGCTGCAACCCCGACCTCATCGTCATTTACGCCATCAACCAGTCTTGGACACGCCCCGACGTTCTTTCCAAGAGCCTCTGCACCGCCATTCGTGCCAACCAGCCTGACATTCGCGTCCGGCTTCCCTGGACCTTCCGCTCCTCCACCGACAACCGACAACCCGCACGGAGTCTATACGCCAGACGCCTGGATCCATGGCCTCAGTGCTGTTCACGCTCCGCCAGGCCGTTCGAGTATCAAACCACCGCGGATGAAGGCGCCGAGCTTTGATGGAGACCCTCGAAATTGGCCAATGTTTATTCAGATGTTTAAGGTCTTCGTCCACGATGCCGTTAGTTCCGACGCGGAACGAATCGCTCATCTTCACGACGCCCTTACTCCATCGATTAGAAAGGACATTGGTGGAGCGTTGTTGAATCCCGGTCTCTACCAACACGCTCTCAACGAACTCCAGAAACGATACGGCAATCCGCAAATCGTCTCTCAGGCTTGCACCGAATCAATCCTGAAACTCCGGCCCTTCAAAGACAACGATTTTAATGCCCTCCGCTCCTTCTCCGCGGATCTTCACTCCGTCGTGGCGACGTTACGGCTTGGGGGGTATGGAATGGAGCTTTACAGTCACGCTACTCTCTCGCAGCTGGTTGCCAAGCTCCCACCGGCTCTGAAAAGTCGATGGGGCGAGAAGAGTTGGGCGATGCAACCTGCGCTCGCGTCTATTGAAGACTTGGACCAATGGCTCGACGGAGTTGCTATGGCCGAAAAATCCATCCGGGCCAGTTCAGTGGAATCGTCTCATCAGCGGCCCGTGAAACCGACTGAGGAGAAGCGACGTACGCACAAACCGAATGTTTTTAACATTACGTCAACGAATCCCACAAAAACTGACGCCGAGGATAAACGCCCGAGATGCTTAGGGTGCAACAGCACGCACCAGCATCGGCTAAAGGACTGCAGAAAATTCAAGGATTTGCCAGTCGAAAAACGAGCCAAGATAGTGAAAGATTCGAATCTTTGTCTTCGCTGTTTAGGTAGTGGTCATATCGGCAAAGACTGTACAAAGCCCGAACGCTGTTCCAAACCCGAATGCGATGGGACTCACCACTTGCTACTGCATGGAGCTCCACGACTTTTTCCTAAAAGGACGGATCCTAAGCCACCAACTCCGGCGACATTTTCCGGTTCAATTGCATCGAGATCGTCCGGAAGCCGCATTTTACTGCCGATCGTCCCGATCATCCTAAAGACAGATGGGAAAGAGTTCCCGCTCTACGCTCTTCTTGACTCCGGAAGTGAAATTTCCGTTATAAAGGGGGAGACGGCGAACCTCCTCAATCTACATGGCAGAGTGGAGAGGGTAGCGACGAGAACGGTCAACGGCGAGACGAAATCTGCCGATCGAAAGATCGTCAATTTCAGTGTTTCTTCGACGGAcggtcgtttttctttcgacaTCTCGGATGTTCACGTCATGGAAACCTTCGAACTGAACAAGCGATCAATCGACCTTGCTCGCCTGAGCAAGCAGTGGCCTCATCTCGTTCACGTCCCAGTTTATCCGACTACGCAAGAAGATGTCGCCATCTTAATCGGCCACGATCATCCAGCAGCCATCGAAATCTTCGAGACCCGAAAGGACCCCTTCGACCAACGAGCTCCTCGCGCTTATCTAACAGCTTTCGGTTGGTGCATAGGCGGTCCAAGCGGCCGACTCGATAACGGAGCAAGTAACTGCTATCACTCCAGCACGGCCGAAAGGGATTGTGACGTCATGCTGCATCAATTCATCGAAGCCGACACGTTCGGGACGAAGCCAAACGTCGCAAAACCAATTGGTGCGGAAGAGAAGCGAGCGTGGGAGATCTTGAACAGCACTACCAGACACACCGGTGAAAGGTACGAGGTGGGTCTGCTCTGGAAAGCGGATGATTCCGTTGTCCCAAACAACTTCTTTTCCACCCAACGGCGATTTACTAACCTCGAAGGTAAATTCGCCAAAAACGAAGGACTTGCCGAGACTTACCGGGCCGTCATCAACACCTACGTCAACCTGAAGCACGCCCGAAAATTATCGAAGGAAGAAATTGACTCTGGTCCAGATGGGCGAACCTGGTATTGCTCGCATCATCCCGTCTTCAATCCGAACAAGCCGGGAAAATGCAGAGTCGTTTTCGACCTGTCCGCCAAGTACAAAGGAGTGTGCCTCAACGACGTTCTTTTGAAAGGTCCTGATCTTCTAACCAATCTCATCGGCATTCTTCTCCGATTCCGACAGCATGCAGTTCCGATCGTCGCCGACGTGGAAAAGATGTTCCATCAAGTGCGAGTGAGACCTTCCGACGGGCCGGCTTTCCGCTTCATCTGGCGTGATCCAGGTGATACTAAACCTCCGGATATCTACCAGATGGACGTACATCTCTTCGGTGCTGTCTCTTCACCGGCCGTCTGTGCCAACGCACTACAAAAAGCCGTCAAAGACAGCAAAGATGCGGAATCGCTGCTACCCCAAATCACTCGACATTTCTACGTGGATAATTGGCTAGCGTCCTTTCCTTCAGCCGCCGAAGCTATATCGACTGCCCACCGATTGACTGAAGCCCTGAAGGTTGGAGGTTTCCCATTGACGCAGTGGGCCACTTCCAACGAAGCCGTAAGGAAGTCACTTCCAGGGATTCAGCAGGAAGGAGCATCCATCAATATGGACTTGGACGCCGATCCGATCGAACGAACTCTCGGTTTAGTCTGGGATTTCCGTCGCGACGTCTTCGTCCTAGGTGCAAAGGCGGATCCTGGTGGAAGAACAAAACGAGATCTTCTTAAGTCAATTTTCAGCATCTTCGACCCCCTCGGCTTTCTAGCGCCGATAGTTTTCCAAGCGAAGGTCCTCATGCAGGATATATGGCGCCACAAATTCGATTGGGACGACGAGCTAAGCCAAGATCTTATTGACCGCTGGATCCGATGGGCAGAAAATTTGCCCTCACTCTCCGGACTCGTTTTACAACGATGCATCGCTCCCAGCCGAGAAGACATCGTAGCGACCGAACTGCACGTTTTTGTGGACGCCTCAGAATTGGGCTTCGGTGCTGTCGCATACGTCCGATTGTTCAGCGATGGATCAGCCAGTGTCCGGTTCATCATCTCGAAAGCTAGAGTCGCTCCGCTTAAATTCCTGACGATCCCACGTCTAGAACTTAATGCTGCCGTTCTAGCCGCGCGTCTCGGCGCACAAGTGCGTACGAAGCTGGACATCGTCTTCGACCAAATTCTTTATTGGACCGATTCTACAACCGTGCTTAGCTGGATCACATCCCGTAATTGCCGTTTCAACAATTACGTCGGAAATCGTGTTGGCGAAATATTCGAAAGTTCAACGCCCGCTCAATGGAATTACGTCCCAAGCGCCAGCAATCCCGCCGACGACGCCAGCCGTGGTCTGGATCCTTCCGAGTTTACCGTTGAGCATCGTTGGTTCTCCGGTCCGCCGTTTCTTCAAGGCCTCGACGAATGGCCGAAACTCAAGGTTCTTCCGCCGGTGGAAGCAAGCGACCCAGAGATCCGCGAAACGTCCTGGGTCGGGCTTGTACAAAGAGAAAGCGACGCAATCGATCTTCTCATCGAACGGAAATCCCGGCCTTTGATCATCTTCAACACCGTCGCCTACATTTATCGCTTCATCCGGAACGCCCGTCAAAAGGACCGCAACCAGCGTTCAATAGGCCAACTTTCGgtcgaagaaattgaagttgGAAAGGCGTTCATTCTCCGCCGGATGCAATCTAACGCGTTTCAACAGGAGGTGAACGACCTACGGGCCGGCCACCAAATCGAAGAGATTTCCAAGATCGTCAAGTTGACTCCTTACTTCGACCACCACGGCCTCATGTGTGTTGGCGGGCGACTTGAAAAGGCGCCTCTCCCGATCGACGTCCGCCACCCAATCATTCTGCCTCGTTCCGAGCGGATGACTGAGCTAATTCTCTTCAAACTCCACCGTGATCGCGGCCATCTCTCGGCTAGCCAGCTTCATCACGAGGCGCGTCAGCAATACTGGATTCCGAAGGGCCGAATCGCGGCCCAACGAGCTTACCACCAGTGTCACCGTTGCAGAAGGATAAACGCGAAAGCAAGGAATCCATTCATGGCTGCTCTACCCGCTTCCCGGTTAAAAATTGGCTATCCCGCGTTCACCCACACCGGTGTAGATTACTTCGGCCCCATCGAGGTGTTAATTTTCCGTCGTACCATCAAACGTTGGGGTGTTCTCTTTACATGCCAGACTTCAAGATGCGTCCACCTCGAAATGGCTTATTCAATGGATACAAGTTCCTTCATCGCTGCACTCGAACGCTTCCAGAATCGTCGCGGCGTCCCAGCGTCTTATCACAGCGACAACGGGACTAACTTCGTCGGAGCGCAACGAGAGCTGGCCGAATGCCTCCAGAACTTGAACCAACATGCCATCCAGCGGCACCTGAGTCGTCAGCCGTCAAAATGGGTTTTCAATCCTCCAGCTGCTCCACATTTCGGGGGTAGTTGGGAACGGATGGTTCGTGCCGCCAAGATCGCGTTGCGAGCAGTACTAGGAAATCAACGCCTCACCGACGAGATCCTGTTAACCGCCCTCACGCTCGTCGAGAACATCCTCAATAGTCGCAAGTTGACCCCAATGAGCGAGGACGCGACCGATCCCGAATGTTTGACCCCAAACCATCTACTGCTGGGCCGTGCAACTCCAAATCTTCCGCCTGACGTCTTCACCAAGGATGATTTGAACGCCAAGCAGAGATGGCGAATCTCGCAGGCTGTTGCGGATCAATTCTGGCATCGTTGGATGAAGGAGGTTCTACCGAGCCTCACCGAGCGCGAGAAATGGTACCGAGAAGGCCCAAATCTCGAAGTAGGAGacatcgtcgtcatcatcgatCCAGCTACACCTCGTGGATCGTGGCCGACTGGAAGGATCCTGCAAACATTCCCTGGCGATGACGGAGTGGTCCGCTCCGCGACCGTCCAGACGAAGGGGACTGAACGCCATCGACCAGCTCACCACTTGTTTCCCCTGGAATCCGTCCGGATCCGAGAGGGTGCTCTTCGTATGACGAAGCGCAGGGCCGGCGATGTTGGCGTTCCTGAGCCCGCCAAGAGCGTGCGTTTTAATTTggacctggcaacgcagcgcGAGGGGTAA